The following proteins are encoded in a genomic region of Gossypium hirsutum isolate 1008001.06 chromosome D05, Gossypium_hirsutum_v2.1, whole genome shotgun sequence:
- the LOC107903811 gene encoding ubiquitin carboxyl-terminal hydrolase 25 isoform X2: protein MGFVELQMTWQPSLLSEKRKKGPPLGLRNLGNSCYLNSVLQCLTYTPPLANFCLRSQHSSSCDASASKKPRDCPFCILEAWITRSLTLDLTLDAPSKIQSCIKIFAEHFRFGRQEDAHEFLRYVIDACHNTCLRLKKLRRQGSEGGGEAVNGNTVVKEIFGGALQSQVKCLGCGAESNKVDEIMDISLDILNSGSLKEAMHKFFQPEVLDGNNKYKCDNCKKLVAARKQLSIRQAPNILVIQLKRFEGILGAKIDRLITFEEVLVLSSFMSKASQDPQPVYNLFGTIVHSGYSPESGHYYAYIKEVLSEKVYILFFSRTNQRPGSFGTTVSSNGAKPRDSKGSEAPKILKAVQLKPVQTKLCVEQSSQKDKVGKPSSNSRVKFSISEKSGLRKLPVTSNGKVGLHKTQNIAVNGVSMDSIQTKKNERDTSSLMNRNGTDKTRKVDAVVSENGPQVALSNGNKLDSFVVNGTRSMAVGEQIDTALNDACDNSGQKKNSECSFAISGPKRKIEDSYDISGAKRKPEDSCDVSGAKRKYGDSSNSSGPKRKSEDSCNLSGPKRKSEDSSDNSVPTTKLKDSFNSGGNGKFRYSCDVSGLKKTENSGDFSMPVGKSCILLSQEDQSRAEVENMKEMLKNKASSVLRSSGWYVDVYNFMYSRKQSYALETGSTLSDNDLEKKLIADAKPTFIPQIPESLKEELIKRLQSFSQTKQESPDP, encoded by the exons ATGGGATTTGTCGAGTTACAAATGACTTGGCAGCCGAGTCTACTCAGTGAAAAACGAAAGAAAGGCCCTCCTTTAGGCTTAAGAAACCTCGGCAACTCGTGTTACCTCAACAGCGTTCTTCAGTGTCTCACCTACACTCCACCGCTCGCCAATTTCTGCCTCCGCTCCCAACACTCCTCCTCCTGCGACGCCTCCGCCTCCAAAAAGCCCCGCGACTGCCCTTTCTGTATCCTTGAAGCCTGGATTACACGCTCCTTAACCCTCGATCTCACCCTTGACGCGCCTTCCAAGATCCAAAGCTGTATCAAAATATTCGCCGAGCACTTCCGCTTCGGCCGACAAGAGGATGCCCACGAGTTCTTGAGGTACGTCATCGATGCTTGCCATAATACCTGTCTTCGTTTGAAGAAATTGCGGCGACAGGGAAGTGAAGGAGGAGGAGAAGCAGTGAATGGCAATACCGTAGTTAAGGAGATCTTTGGGGGTGCTTTGCAAAGTCAGGTTAAGTGTTTGGGGTGTGGTGCGGAGTCAAATAAAGTTGATGAGATTATGGATATTAGTCTTGATATTTTGAACAGTGGTTCACTTAAAGAAGCTATGCATAAGTTTTTTCAGCCTGAGGTTTTGGATGGGAATAATAAGTACAAGTGTGACAA TTGTAAGAAATTGGTGGCAGCAAGGAAGCAGCTGTCCATACGTCAAGCACCAAATATCCTTGTTATTCAACTGAAG AGATTTGAGGGAATACTTGGTGCGAAGATTGATAGGCTCATTACATTTGAAGAAGTTTTGGTTCTTTCAAGCTTCATGTCCAAAGCAAGCCAG GATCCACAGCCAGTGTATAACCTATTTGGTACTATTGTGCACTCAGGGTACTCACCTGAATCTGGGCATTACTATGCATATATTAAG GAGGTCTTGTCTGAGAAGGTTTATATTCTTTTCTTCTCTCGTACTAACCAGAGGCCAGGGTCTTTCGGTACCACAGTTTCTTCCAATGGAGCTAAACCACGTGATTCTAAAGGAAGTGAGGCTCCCAAAATATTGAAAGCGGTTCAATTGAAACCAGTCCAAACAAAACTTTGTGTTGAACAATCTTCACAGAAGGATAAGGTTGGAAAACCATCTTCTAACTCACGTGTGAAATTCAGTATTTCTGAAAAGTCTGGTCTCAGAAAGCTTCCTGTTACGAGTAACGGAAAAGTTGGCTTACATAAGACTCAGAACATTGCTGTGAATGGAGTTTCAATGGATTCAATTCAAACGAAGAAGAATGAGAGAGACACTTCATCATTGATGAACAGGAATGGTACAGACAAAACTAGAAAAGTTGATGCTGTTGTTAGTGAAAATGGCCCACAAGTTGCGTTGTCAAATGGAAATAAATTAGATTCTTTTGTAGTTAACGGTACCAGGAGCATGGCAGTCGGAGAGCAGATTGATACTGCTCTTAATGATGCCTGTGATAACTCAGGGCAAAAGAAAAATTCAGAATGTTCTTTTGCTATTTCAGGGCCAAAGAGGAAAATAGAAGATTCCTATGATATTTCTGGGGCAAAGCGAAAACCAGAAGATTCTTGTGATGTCTCAGGGGCAAAGAGAAAATATGGAGATTCCTCTAATTCCTCAGGACCAAAGAGAAAATCTGAAGATTCCTGTAATTTATCAGGGCCAAAGAGAAAATCAGAGGACTCTTCTGATAACTCAGTtccaacaacaaaattaaaggacTCTTTTAACTCAGGGGGCAATGGAAAATTTAGATACTCCTGTGATGTCTCAGGGCTAAAGAAAACAGAAAACTCTGGTGATTTCTCCATGCCAGTGGGAAAATCCTGTATATTGCTTTCCCAGGAAGATCAATCTCGTGCAGAAGTTGAAAATATGAAGGAAAT GCTGAAAAACAAAGCTTCTTCAGTTTTGCGATCATCTGGCTGGTATGTTGATGTTTACAATTTCATGTATTCGAGGAAGCAGTCATATGCACTGGAGACTGGAAGCACTCTGAGTGACAATGATTTAGA GAAGAAGCTGATTGCAGATGCGAAGCCAACCTTTATTCCACAAATACCTGAGTCACTGAAAGAGGAATTAATTAAACGTCTCCAGTCTTTCAGCCAAACGAAACAAGAATCTCCGGATCCTTGA
- the LOC107903811 gene encoding ubiquitin carboxyl-terminal hydrolase 25 isoform X1, with product MGFVELQMTWQPSLLSEKRKKGPPLGLRNLGNSCYLNSVLQCLTYTPPLANFCLRSQHSSSCDASASKKPRDCPFCILEAWITRSLTLDLTLDAPSKIQSCIKIFAEHFRFGRQEDAHEFLRYVIDACHNTCLRLKKLRRQGSEGGGEAVNGNTVVKEIFGGALQSQVKCLGCGAESNKVDEIMDISLDILNSGSLKEAMHKFFQPEVLDGNNKYKCDNCKKLVAARKQLSIRQAPNILVIQLKRFEGILGAKIDRLITFEEVLVLSSFMSKASQDPQPVYNLFGTIVHSGYSPESGHYYAYIKDAMGRWYCCNDSFVSLSNLQEVLSEKVYILFFSRTNQRPGSFGTTVSSNGAKPRDSKGSEAPKILKAVQLKPVQTKLCVEQSSQKDKVGKPSSNSRVKFSISEKSGLRKLPVTSNGKVGLHKTQNIAVNGVSMDSIQTKKNERDTSSLMNRNGTDKTRKVDAVVSENGPQVALSNGNKLDSFVVNGTRSMAVGEQIDTALNDACDNSGQKKNSECSFAISGPKRKIEDSYDISGAKRKPEDSCDVSGAKRKYGDSSNSSGPKRKSEDSCNLSGPKRKSEDSSDNSVPTTKLKDSFNSGGNGKFRYSCDVSGLKKTENSGDFSMPVGKSCILLSQEDQSRAEVENMKEMLKNKASSVLRSSGWYVDVYNFMYSRKQSYALETGSTLSDNDLEKKLIADAKPTFIPQIPESLKEELIKRLQSFSQTKQESPDP from the exons ATGGGATTTGTCGAGTTACAAATGACTTGGCAGCCGAGTCTACTCAGTGAAAAACGAAAGAAAGGCCCTCCTTTAGGCTTAAGAAACCTCGGCAACTCGTGTTACCTCAACAGCGTTCTTCAGTGTCTCACCTACACTCCACCGCTCGCCAATTTCTGCCTCCGCTCCCAACACTCCTCCTCCTGCGACGCCTCCGCCTCCAAAAAGCCCCGCGACTGCCCTTTCTGTATCCTTGAAGCCTGGATTACACGCTCCTTAACCCTCGATCTCACCCTTGACGCGCCTTCCAAGATCCAAAGCTGTATCAAAATATTCGCCGAGCACTTCCGCTTCGGCCGACAAGAGGATGCCCACGAGTTCTTGAGGTACGTCATCGATGCTTGCCATAATACCTGTCTTCGTTTGAAGAAATTGCGGCGACAGGGAAGTGAAGGAGGAGGAGAAGCAGTGAATGGCAATACCGTAGTTAAGGAGATCTTTGGGGGTGCTTTGCAAAGTCAGGTTAAGTGTTTGGGGTGTGGTGCGGAGTCAAATAAAGTTGATGAGATTATGGATATTAGTCTTGATATTTTGAACAGTGGTTCACTTAAAGAAGCTATGCATAAGTTTTTTCAGCCTGAGGTTTTGGATGGGAATAATAAGTACAAGTGTGACAA TTGTAAGAAATTGGTGGCAGCAAGGAAGCAGCTGTCCATACGTCAAGCACCAAATATCCTTGTTATTCAACTGAAG AGATTTGAGGGAATACTTGGTGCGAAGATTGATAGGCTCATTACATTTGAAGAAGTTTTGGTTCTTTCAAGCTTCATGTCCAAAGCAAGCCAG GATCCACAGCCAGTGTATAACCTATTTGGTACTATTGTGCACTCAGGGTACTCACCTGAATCTGGGCATTACTATGCATATATTAAG GATGCAATGGGCAGGTGGTATTGCTGCAATGACTCCTTTGTCTCACTTTCAAACCTGCAGGAGGTCTTGTCTGAGAAGGTTTATATTCTTTTCTTCTCTCGTACTAACCAGAGGCCAGGGTCTTTCGGTACCACAGTTTCTTCCAATGGAGCTAAACCACGTGATTCTAAAGGAAGTGAGGCTCCCAAAATATTGAAAGCGGTTCAATTGAAACCAGTCCAAACAAAACTTTGTGTTGAACAATCTTCACAGAAGGATAAGGTTGGAAAACCATCTTCTAACTCACGTGTGAAATTCAGTATTTCTGAAAAGTCTGGTCTCAGAAAGCTTCCTGTTACGAGTAACGGAAAAGTTGGCTTACATAAGACTCAGAACATTGCTGTGAATGGAGTTTCAATGGATTCAATTCAAACGAAGAAGAATGAGAGAGACACTTCATCATTGATGAACAGGAATGGTACAGACAAAACTAGAAAAGTTGATGCTGTTGTTAGTGAAAATGGCCCACAAGTTGCGTTGTCAAATGGAAATAAATTAGATTCTTTTGTAGTTAACGGTACCAGGAGCATGGCAGTCGGAGAGCAGATTGATACTGCTCTTAATGATGCCTGTGATAACTCAGGGCAAAAGAAAAATTCAGAATGTTCTTTTGCTATTTCAGGGCCAAAGAGGAAAATAGAAGATTCCTATGATATTTCTGGGGCAAAGCGAAAACCAGAAGATTCTTGTGATGTCTCAGGGGCAAAGAGAAAATATGGAGATTCCTCTAATTCCTCAGGACCAAAGAGAAAATCTGAAGATTCCTGTAATTTATCAGGGCCAAAGAGAAAATCAGAGGACTCTTCTGATAACTCAGTtccaacaacaaaattaaaggacTCTTTTAACTCAGGGGGCAATGGAAAATTTAGATACTCCTGTGATGTCTCAGGGCTAAAGAAAACAGAAAACTCTGGTGATTTCTCCATGCCAGTGGGAAAATCCTGTATATTGCTTTCCCAGGAAGATCAATCTCGTGCAGAAGTTGAAAATATGAAGGAAAT GCTGAAAAACAAAGCTTCTTCAGTTTTGCGATCATCTGGCTGGTATGTTGATGTTTACAATTTCATGTATTCGAGGAAGCAGTCATATGCACTGGAGACTGGAAGCACTCTGAGTGACAATGATTTAGA GAAGAAGCTGATTGCAGATGCGAAGCCAACCTTTATTCCACAAATACCTGAGTCACTGAAAGAGGAATTAATTAAACGTCTCCAGTCTTTCAGCCAAACGAAACAAGAATCTCCGGATCCTTGA
- the LOC107903811 gene encoding ubiquitin carboxyl-terminal hydrolase 25 isoform X3, producing the protein MGFVELQMTWQPSLLSEKRKKGPPLGLRNLGNSCYLNSVLQCLTYTPPLANFCLRSQHSSSCDASASKKPRDCPFCILEAWITRSLTLDLTLDAPSKIQSCIKIFAEHFRFGRQEDAHEFLRYVIDACHNTCLRLKKLRRQGSEGGGEAVNGNTVVKEIFGGALQSQVKCLGCGAESNKVDEIMDISLDILNSGSLKEAMHKFFQPEVLDGNNKYKCDNCKKLVAARKQLSIRQAPNILVIQLKRFEGILGAKIDRLITFEEVLVLSSFMSKASQDPQPVYNLFGTIVHSGYSPESGHYYAYIKDAMGRWYCCNDSFVSLSNLQEVLSEKVYILFFSRTNQRPGSFGTTVSSNGAKPRDSKGSEAPKILKAVQLKPVQTKLCVEQSSQKDKVGKPSSNSRVKFSISEKSGLRKLPVTSNGKVGLHKTQNIAVNGVSMDSIQTKKNERDTSSLMNRNGTDKTRKVDAVVSENGPQVALSNGNKLDSFVVNGTRSMAVGEQIDTALNDACDNSGQKKNSECSFAISGPKRKIEDSYDISGAKRKPEDSCDVSGAKRKYGDSSNSSGPKRKSEDSCNLSGPKRKSEDSSDNSVPTTKLKDSFNSGGNGKFRYSCDVSGLKKTENSGDFSMPVGKSCILLSQEDQSRAEVENMKEIHMHWRLEAL; encoded by the exons ATGGGATTTGTCGAGTTACAAATGACTTGGCAGCCGAGTCTACTCAGTGAAAAACGAAAGAAAGGCCCTCCTTTAGGCTTAAGAAACCTCGGCAACTCGTGTTACCTCAACAGCGTTCTTCAGTGTCTCACCTACACTCCACCGCTCGCCAATTTCTGCCTCCGCTCCCAACACTCCTCCTCCTGCGACGCCTCCGCCTCCAAAAAGCCCCGCGACTGCCCTTTCTGTATCCTTGAAGCCTGGATTACACGCTCCTTAACCCTCGATCTCACCCTTGACGCGCCTTCCAAGATCCAAAGCTGTATCAAAATATTCGCCGAGCACTTCCGCTTCGGCCGACAAGAGGATGCCCACGAGTTCTTGAGGTACGTCATCGATGCTTGCCATAATACCTGTCTTCGTTTGAAGAAATTGCGGCGACAGGGAAGTGAAGGAGGAGGAGAAGCAGTGAATGGCAATACCGTAGTTAAGGAGATCTTTGGGGGTGCTTTGCAAAGTCAGGTTAAGTGTTTGGGGTGTGGTGCGGAGTCAAATAAAGTTGATGAGATTATGGATATTAGTCTTGATATTTTGAACAGTGGTTCACTTAAAGAAGCTATGCATAAGTTTTTTCAGCCTGAGGTTTTGGATGGGAATAATAAGTACAAGTGTGACAA TTGTAAGAAATTGGTGGCAGCAAGGAAGCAGCTGTCCATACGTCAAGCACCAAATATCCTTGTTATTCAACTGAAG AGATTTGAGGGAATACTTGGTGCGAAGATTGATAGGCTCATTACATTTGAAGAAGTTTTGGTTCTTTCAAGCTTCATGTCCAAAGCAAGCCAG GATCCACAGCCAGTGTATAACCTATTTGGTACTATTGTGCACTCAGGGTACTCACCTGAATCTGGGCATTACTATGCATATATTAAG GATGCAATGGGCAGGTGGTATTGCTGCAATGACTCCTTTGTCTCACTTTCAAACCTGCAGGAGGTCTTGTCTGAGAAGGTTTATATTCTTTTCTTCTCTCGTACTAACCAGAGGCCAGGGTCTTTCGGTACCACAGTTTCTTCCAATGGAGCTAAACCACGTGATTCTAAAGGAAGTGAGGCTCCCAAAATATTGAAAGCGGTTCAATTGAAACCAGTCCAAACAAAACTTTGTGTTGAACAATCTTCACAGAAGGATAAGGTTGGAAAACCATCTTCTAACTCACGTGTGAAATTCAGTATTTCTGAAAAGTCTGGTCTCAGAAAGCTTCCTGTTACGAGTAACGGAAAAGTTGGCTTACATAAGACTCAGAACATTGCTGTGAATGGAGTTTCAATGGATTCAATTCAAACGAAGAAGAATGAGAGAGACACTTCATCATTGATGAACAGGAATGGTACAGACAAAACTAGAAAAGTTGATGCTGTTGTTAGTGAAAATGGCCCACAAGTTGCGTTGTCAAATGGAAATAAATTAGATTCTTTTGTAGTTAACGGTACCAGGAGCATGGCAGTCGGAGAGCAGATTGATACTGCTCTTAATGATGCCTGTGATAACTCAGGGCAAAAGAAAAATTCAGAATGTTCTTTTGCTATTTCAGGGCCAAAGAGGAAAATAGAAGATTCCTATGATATTTCTGGGGCAAAGCGAAAACCAGAAGATTCTTGTGATGTCTCAGGGGCAAAGAGAAAATATGGAGATTCCTCTAATTCCTCAGGACCAAAGAGAAAATCTGAAGATTCCTGTAATTTATCAGGGCCAAAGAGAAAATCAGAGGACTCTTCTGATAACTCAGTtccaacaacaaaattaaaggacTCTTTTAACTCAGGGGGCAATGGAAAATTTAGATACTCCTGTGATGTCTCAGGGCTAAAGAAAACAGAAAACTCTGGTGATTTCTCCATGCCAGTGGGAAAATCCTGTATATTGCTTTCCCAGGAAGATCAATCTCGTGCAGAAGTTGAAAATATGAAGGAAAT TCATATGCACTGGAGACTGGAAGCACTCTGA
- the LOC107903810 gene encoding probable sugar phosphate/phosphate translocator At3g14410 isoform X3, producing the protein MVFSSVLCFLLTKVFKILKVEEGMTLEIYTTSVIPIGAMFAMTLWLGNTAYLYISVAFAQMLKAIMPVAVFILGVAAGLEVMSCRMLLIMSVISFGVLVASYGEINISWIGVVYQMGGVVGESLRLIFMEILVKRKGLKLNPISIMYYVSPCSALCLFIPWIFLEKPKMDAHGMWNLHPVVLTLNSICTFALNLSVFLVISHTSALTIRVAGVVKDWVVVLVSALLFADTKLTVINLFGYGIAIAGVAAYNNHKLKREAIRNISDDSQAALTIPMATSSNLNR; encoded by the exons ATACACGACATCTGTGATCCCAATTGGTGCCATGTTTGCAATGACTCTTTGGCTGGGAAACACTGCCTACTTGTATATATCAGTGGCATTTGCACAAATGCTGAAGGCAATTA TGCCAGTAGCTGTATTCATCCTTGGAGTAGCAGCAGGACTGGAGGTAATGAGCTGCAGGATGCTTTTAATAATGTCAGTGATTAGCTTTGGTGTTCTGGTGGCTTCTTATGGAGAAATAAATATTAGCTGGATTGGAGTTGTTTACCAAATGGGTGGTGTTGTCGGAGAATCTTTAAGACTTATATTCATGGAGATTCTGGTTAAGCGAAAGGGTCTCAAGTTAAACCCTATATCTATCATGTATTATGTTAGTCCTTGCAG TGCTCTTTGTCTGTTTATTCCTTGGATCTTTCTGGAGAAACCAAAAATGGATGCCCATGGGATGTGGAACCTTCACCCTGTTGTGCTAACGCTGAACTCTATCTGCACCTTTGCACTCAACTTGTCAGTTTTCCTAGTGATCTCACACACTAGTGCTCTAACCATTCGCGTTGCTGGAGTCGTCAAGGATTGGGTGGTTGTTTTAGTATCGGCCCTTCTCTTTGCAGATACAAAGTTGACAGTCATAAATTTATTTGGTTATGGCATAG CCATTGCTGGTGTGGCGGCATACAATAATCACAAGTTGAAGAGGGAAGCAATTCGCAATATCTCTGATGACTCCCAAGCTGCCCTGACCATACCGATGGCTACATCATCGAATCTGAACAGATAG